From one Gracilinanus agilis isolate LMUSP501 chromosome 5, AgileGrace, whole genome shotgun sequence genomic stretch:
- the LOC123249913 gene encoding melanoma inhibitory activity protein 2-like, with product MAVKSRLYLGREKQLAKKVSELVEEKCKILKTLSLFKKEYECLESSLKDGNFEKESSETSNLEAAYEKLNKANSVLTDEIHSLETDLKEEKSKRSEQDELMADIKRRIQSLEDESKSIKSQVAEAKTTLKVFQMNEERLKTSIEDALEENNHLQESQKQLLQEAKGWNERLNELNEQKNMLETSKANMEQVITNKEGQIKSLTECLLKMKDWAAALGEDVFDNHCEAEINSDSAIGEHLDDHQKKTVKKLIYAAKLNACLKTVEAERNHIYSQLSDEDKIKDELKGQIEVLQTEQISLKSENAYFESEVQKLQQKLKVMTELYQENEMKLHRKLTIEEKDRLQKEEKLSKAGKKISHASEELNSYRERAKDLEEELERTIRSYESQITAHEKKAHDNWLTARAAERHLSDLKKENAHNRQKLTETEFKCDLLEKEPYALDVPNRSFSREHSPYGPSPMGRPSPEMRAFLSPPTLLEGPLRLSPLLPGGGGRGSRGPGHPLDYQNTNERGELSDPHRASSDTGSLSPPWDRDHRMTIPHSDEVVSSEMESNRNDTKDDFGNLNMPDPSLAPQSEVAGPGFVPPPLPLVRGPLLPVDPRGSKMRRGPPITPPPPGSMYGPPRGYFPARNFPGPPHPQLSMRSVYPPRSFPQYLPSRDGFFPPPPHPESRNEQSSGLIQPSNEPTADHPEPQQEI from the exons ATGGCG GTTAAAAGCCGACTttatttaggaagggaaaaacaaCTTGCCAAAAAAGTTTCTGAACTAGTAGAAGAAAAATGTAAGATTCTTAAAACACttagcctttttaaaaaagagtatgaATGTCTAGAATCATCTTTAAAGGATGGAAACTTTGAGAAAGAGTCATCAGAAACATCCAATCTGGAGGCTGCATATGAGAAACTGAACAAGGCAAACTCTGTACTTACGGATGAAATACATTCTCTAGAAACAGATTTGAAAGAGGAGAAATCTAAACGATCAGAACAAGATGAGTTGATGGCTGACATTAAAAGACGAATACAATCCCTTGAAGATGAATCAAAGTCTATCAAATCACAAGTGGCTGAAGCCAAAACAACCTTAAAAGTGTTTCAGATGAATGAAGAACGACTTAAAACATCAATAGAAGATGCATTGGAAGAAAATAACCATCTTCAGGAAAGCCAAAAACAGCTTTTACAAGAAGCTAAAGGATGGAATGAACGATTGAATGAACTTAATGAACAGAAAAACATGCTAGAAACTTCTAAAGCAAATATGGAGCAAGTTATAACTAATAAAGAAGGTCAGATCAAGTCTCTGACAGAATGCTTGCTGAAGATGAAAGATTGGGCTGCTGCACTGGGGGAAGATGTCTTTGATAATCATTGTGAAGCTGAAATAAATAGCGATTCAGCAATTGGAGAACATTTAGATGATCATCAAAAGAAGACTGTGAAAAAACTGATTTATGCTGCAAAGTTGAATGCTTGTTTAAAAACCGTGGAAGCAGAAAGGAACCATATATATTCCCAATTGTctgatgaagataaaataaaagatgagCTTAAAGGTCAAATTGAAGTTCTTCAAACTGAGCAAATATCTTTGAAGTCTGAAAATGCATATTTTGAAAGTGAAGTACAAAAGCTTCAACAAAAACTTAAAGTAATGACTGAATTGtatcaagaaaatgaaatgaaacttcATAGGAAATTGACTATTGAAGAAAAAGACCGCTTGCAGAAAGAGGAGAAACTTTCCAAAGCAGGAAAAAAGATTAGTCATGCTTCTGAAGAGCTTAATTCTTACAGAGAACGAGCCAAGGATCTTGaagaagaattggaaaggacaaTTCGTTCTTATGAAAGCCAGATCACTGCTCATGAGAAAAAAGCTCATGATAACTGGTTGACAGCTCGGGCTGCTGAAAGACAtctcagtgatttaaaaaaagaaaatgcgcACAACAGACAAAAATTAACTGAAACAGAATTTAAATGTGACCTCTTAGAAAAAGAGCCTTATGCCCTTGATGTTCCAAATAGATCGTTTAGCAGAGAGCATTCCCCATATGGACCCTCACCAATGGGTCGGCCTTCACCAGAAATGAGagcttttctctcccctccaactttGTTGGAGGGTCCACTCAGACTTTCACCTTTGCTtccagggggaggaggaagaggctcAAGAGGACCAGGGCATCCTCTGGATTATCAGAATACCAATGAGAGAGGAGAATTATCTGATCCCCACAGAGCATCTTCAGATACTGGATCCCTGTCACCTCCATGGGATAGAGATCATAGAATGACTATTCCTCATTCAGATGAGGTGGTATCCTCAGAAATGGAATCCAACAGGAATGATACCAAAGATGATTTTGGTAATTTAAATATGCCTGACCCATCTCTCGCACCTCAAAGTGAAGTAGCTGGCCCAGGCTTTGTTCCACCACCTCTTCCTTTAGTCCGAGGTCCTCTGTTGCCAGTGGATCCAAGAGGGTCAAAAATGAGAAGAGGACCTCCCATTACACCCCCTCCTCCTGGAAGCATGTATGGACCTCCTAGGGGCTACTTTCCAGCAAGGAATTTCCCTGGTCCACCACATCCTCAATTATCAATGAGAAGTGTCTATCCACCCAGGTCCTTTCCTCAATATCTTCCCTCAAGAGATGGATTTTTCCCCCCACCTCCACATCCTGAAAGTAGAAATGAGCAATCTTCAGGGTTGATTCAGCCTTCAAATGAGCCTACTGCTGATCATCCAGAACCACAGCAAGAAATTTGA
- the LOC123249534 gene encoding taste receptor type 2 member 3-like, translating into MLNLSQVGVLFVVSTELFLGTWLNGFIVLLHCITWVRTRKISLSDFIILNLALSTFILQGIPIMDIILQVFYPHFHGLNTFMRIIDIFWIFTNNLSICLTTCLNVFYCLKIANFSHQTFLWLKWRFSHVVVWSLLGSVPYSFFSTLALILKFNVYSNLNQIKLLGNCTEDDKRKTIGYFVMYILSALYSVIPLFLSLFSSVLLILSLMRHTRQMQHYANGTRDLSTTAHVRATKAILSSLLFLLGYFLVFFLAMSSHFLPDPSMAGTTSILIFAANPSIQTFVLILENQKLKQAFLRMFQVKKWRLKC; encoded by the coding sequence ATGCTGAATTTAAGCCAAGTTGGGGTTTTGTTTGTAGTCTCCACTGAATTGTTTCTGGGAACTTGGCTAAATGGATTCATTGTGTTGTTGCACTGTATCACTTGGGTCAGGACTAGGAAAATATCTTTGTCTGACTTCATCATCCTGAACCTGGCTCTTTCCACATTCATCCTGCAGGGGATACCAATAATGGACATTATTTTACAAGTTTTCTATCCCCATTTCCATGGCCTAAACACATTTATGagaattattgatattttctggaTATTTACCAATAATCTTAGCATCTGCCTGACTACTTGCCTCAATGTCTTCTACTGCCTGAAGATTGCCAACTTCTCCCATCAAACTTTCCTCTGGCTCAAGTGGAGGTTTTCCCATGTGGTTGTCTGGAGTCTTCTGGGCTCTGTGCCCTATTCCTTCTTCAGCACACTGGCATTGATCCTGAAGTTTAATGTTTATTCTAACCTCAATCAAATAAAACTCTTAGGAAACTGCACTgaagatgacaaaagaaagaCAATTGGATATTTTGTCATGTATATTCTTAGTGCCCTCTACTCAGTCATTCCCCTCTTCTTGTCCCTGTTCTCCTCTGTCCTTCTGATCCTTTCCCTGATGAGACATACCAGGCAGATGCAACATTATGCCAATGGCACCAGGGACTTGAGCACCACGGCCCATGTGAGAGCCACCAAAGCCATCCTTTCATCTCTCTTGTTCTTACTTGGATacttccttgtcttctttcttGCTATGTCTAGTCATTTCTTGCCAGACCCTAGTATGGCAGGAACAACTAGCATACTGATTTTTGCTGCTAATCCCTCTATTCAAACTTTTGTTCTTATCCTGGAAAACCAGAAGCTAAAGCAAGCATTCCTAAGGATGTTCCAGGTCAAAAAGTGGAGGCTGAAATGTTAA
- the LOC123249914 gene encoding taste receptor type 2 member 3-like has product MSSLQVMVVCVISTEFFLGTCLNGFIVLLHCIIWAKTRKIALSDFIILNLALSRIILLGIIMFDIILSAFYPHLHNAGILMQIIDIFWMFTNNLIICLTTCLNVLYCLKIANFSHQAFLWLKWRVSHVIWGIFRGSGLYSFFSTLALILKFSDYSDLNQVKLSGNVSEEVKKKLTNYYILHFLGLLWSVIPLCVSLLSSVLLFLSLGRHSRQMKHHTRGTRDLSTMAHVRATKAILSSFILFIGYFLNLFLVMSNHFFPKPILAVMTWGLFFTAYPSIQTFVLILENQKLKQAFLRMFQVKKWRLKCRSRELSSKP; this is encoded by the coding sequence ATGTCAAGTTTACAGGTAATGGTTGTATGTGTAATCTCCACTGAGTTCTTTCTGGGAACTTGTTTAAATGGCTTCATTGTGTTGCTGCACTGTATCATTTGGGCCAAGACCAGGAAAATTGCTTTGTCTGACTTCATCATTCTGAATCTGGCTCTCTCCAGGATCATCCTACTTGGGATAATAAtgtttgatattattttatccGCATTCTATCCCCATTTACATAATGCAGGTATATTGATgcaaattattgatattttctggaTGTTTACCAACAACTTAATCATCTGCCTGACCACCTGCCTCAATGTCCTCTACTGCCTGAAAATTGCCAACTTCTCCCATCAAGCCTTCCTCTGGCTCAAATGGAGGGTTTCTCatgtgatttggggcatttttcgGGGCTCTGGGCTCTATTCCTTCTTCAGCACACTGGCACTGATTCTGAAATTCAGTGATTATTCTGACCTCAATCAAGTGAAACTCTCAGGAAATGTCAGTGAAGAAGTCAAGAAAAAGTTAACTAATTATTACATCTTACATTTTTTGGGTCTCCTCTGGTCAGTTAttcctctctgtgtgtctctgctctcctctgtcctgctctttctctccctgGGCAGACATTCCAGGCAGATGAAGCATCATACCAGGGGCACCAGGGACCTGAGCACCATGGCCCATGTAAGAGCCACCAAagccattctctcttctttcatacTCTTCATTGGATACTTCCTAAACTTATTTCTTGTCATGTCTAATCATTTCTTTCCAAAACCCATTCTGGCAGTGATGACTTGGGGACTGTTTTTTACTGCTTATCCCTCTATTCAAACCTTCGTTCTAATCCTGGAGAACCAGAAGCTAAAACAAGCATTCCTCAGGATGTTccaggtcaaaaaatggaggctGAAATGTAGGTCTAGGGAACTTTCATCCAAACCTTGA